DNA from Anaerolineae bacterium:
CATAAAAATAGCGATGGGTGATGGTGCCGGCCGCCCGTTCCACCACCATCAGCCGGGAGGCATGGCGCGGCGTGACCGGCGCCTGAGCGATCAGTTCCGGGGGCAGTTCATAGTCAAAATCCGACGTCTTCATCACAGGCGTTCAAGCATCTCCAGCGCTTCTTCGAAATAGGCGTGCAGGTCGGCGGCCTCCAGGCGGGCCGGCGCGTAGGTCTCACACGCCTCCCCCTGATAGCGTTCCCACTCGCTGTAGATACAGCCGCAGTACTGCTGGCGATAAAGGTTATAGAGTCGGGTGAGCCGGCCGCGCTCCGCCCATCCTCGGCGGAAATCCTCGAAATAAAACCGCACGCCCTCCCGCTCGGCCAGATGCTCACCGATCCGCCGGATCAGCTCCTGCTCCTGATAGGGGCTGATAAGCAGAGTCGTGGTGAAGGCATCAAAACCATCCGCGCGCGCCTGCTGGGCGGCAGCGCGCAGGCGAATGGCGTAGCAAATGGCACAGCGCCGCCGGAACCTCTCCCGGCCGGCCACCAGGCGCAGGAAGGCCGGCATCTCATACCCGGGTTGCCATAGCATCGGCAGTTCCACCTGTTCGGCGAAGCCCGCCAGGCTCTCGCGCCGGCGCTCGTGCTCCTGCCAGGGATGGATGTTGGGATTGTACCAGAAGCCAGTGACCTGGAATCCCAACTCGCGCAGCCGGCCCACCGTATACGTGGCACATGGGCCACAGCAAATATGCAGGAGCACCCGCTGGCCGGCGTAATGCGGCCCCTCCTCGGCTTTGGCTGGGCGGACGGGCAGTTCCACGGCGCGCGTCAGCTCGATGGCCGGCGGCTGAGCCTCCCGCCAGCGCGCCCGCCCCTCGGCCACCAGCCGCTGGGCCTTCGTCAGGGAACAAGGCGAGAGCTCCTGCCCCTGCTCGTCGAATACGCGCACCCGTTCCTCGATCATGGCTTCGCCTCAGAACAGTGCCGGCTGTTCCGGCCCTTCGGGATAGGCGATGCCCAGGTGTTCATACGCCAGGCGAGTAGCCACGCGGCCGCGCGGCGTGCGCATCAGGAACCCCAACTGCAGGAGATACGGTTCGTAGACATCCATAATGGTATCGGGTTCCTCGGAAATGGCCGCCGCCAGGGTCTCCAACCCCACCGGCCCGCCGGCGAACTTCTCGATGATAACCCGCAGGAGCCGGCGGTCCATCTCGTCCAGACCCAGCTCATCCACATCCAGCAGGGACAGCGCCTCGCGGGCGATCTCCAGGTTGATGGTGCCGTCGCCGCGCACAGTGGCGTAATCGCGGATGCGGCGCAGGAGCCGGTTGGCGACGCGCGGCGTGCCGCGCGAGCGCCGGGCGATCTCATGGGCGCCGGCATCGTCCAGGGCGATCTGGAGGAGCCTGGCGGAGCGCCGCACGATGGCCTCCAGCGCCGGCACATCGTAAAAATCGAGCCGATAGACCTGGCCAAAACGTGCCCGCAGGGGCGAAGTGACCAGCGCCAGCCGCGTGGTCGCGCCGATGACGGTGAAACGTGGAAGCTTCAGGCGGATGCTTCGGGCGCTCGGGCCTTTGCCAATGACAATGTCGAGGGCGAAGTCCTCCATGGCGGGATAGAGCACCTCTTCCACGGCCCGGCTGAGGCGGTGAATCTCGTCAATGAAGAGCACATCCCCCTGCTGGAGATTGGTGATGATGGCGGCCAGGTCGCCGGCGCGCTCAATGGCCGGCCCGGAGGTCGTCTTGATGGACACCCCCATCTCGTTGGCGATGATGTACGCCAGGGTGGTCTTGCCCAGCCCCGGCGGGCCGTAGAGCAGGATGTGGTCCAGCGGCTCATGCCGCGCCTGGGCCGCCTGAATGCAGATGCGCAGGCTCTCCTTGACCCGCTCCTGGCCGATATACTCGTCCAGATAGCGCGGGCGCAGGGGAAAGCTGGCAACCTGCTTATCTTCCTCTCGCCGCTTCGGCGAGACAATGCGCTCTTCCTCTGGCATGTCCATCCTTTCAGGTCTGGCCGGCGTGCCGACCCAGCGCTCCTTAGTGATTTCACTACAATTATACCAGAGTTCAGGTAATTCCAGAAACGGGAACCACCGCATGAGGGCATCAAAGGGGGCGTCACCGAAGCAAGTGAGGGGCGCAGGCGACGTCATGTCGCCGATTATGTCACGCGCGGCACGCGCGCCAGGATCTGCGACACCACCTCGTAATTGATGGTGCCCAGCCGGCGGGCCACCTCGTCAACGGTGATTTCCTCGGAGCCCTGCCGGCCGATGAGCACCACCTCATCCCCCTGGCGGACGTCCGGGATATGGCTGACGTTGATCATGGTCTGATCCATGCACACTCGCCCAACGATGGGCGCCCGCCGGCCCTTGACCAGCACCTCCCCCCAATGCGCCGGCCCCCTGCGGAAGCCGTCCGCATAGCCCACCGGGATGACGGCGATGCGCTCATAACCGCTGGTGCGGTACGTGTTGCCGTAGCTGATATAGCTCCCCGGCGGCAGTTCCTTGACCTGGGCGATCTGGGTCTTGAAGGAGAGCGCCGGCCGAAAACCCGGCGGAAGCGGCGTCTCCGCCGAAGGAGCCAGCCCATACAGCGCGATGCCCACCCGCACCATATTGCAGTGGCTCTCCGGCACCGTGAGGGTTGCCGGCGAATTGGCGGCATGCACCAACGGGAAGCGAAATCCTCGCGCCTCCAGCTCCGCCAGCACCTGGCGGAACAGGGCAACCTGGCGATAAGTATAGCTTTTATCCGCGGCATCGGCGGTGGAAAAGTGGGTGAAAATCCCCTCCAGCACCAGCCCAGGCAGACCGCTGAGAAACTCCACAAAGGGCACCACCTCATGCGGCAGGAGCCCCAGCCGGCCCATGCCCGTGTCCACCTTGACGTGCACGGTCGCCGTCCGGTTCAGCTCCTGCGCCGCCCGGCTGAAGGC
Protein-coding regions in this window:
- a CDS encoding epoxyqueuosine reductase QueH — encoded protein: MPVRPAKAEEGPHYAGQRVLLHICCGPCATYTVGRLRELGFQVTGFWYNPNIHPWQEHERRRESLAGFAEQVELPMLWQPGYEMPAFLRLVAGRERFRRRCAICYAIRLRAAAQQARADGFDAFTTTLLISPYQEQELIRRIGEHLAEREGVRFYFEDFRRGWAERGRLTRLYNLYRQQYCGCIYSEWERYQGEACETYAPARLEAADLHAYFEEALEMLERL
- the ruvB gene encoding Holliday junction branch migration DNA helicase RuvB produces the protein MPEEERIVSPKRREEDKQVASFPLRPRYLDEYIGQERVKESLRICIQAAQARHEPLDHILLYGPPGLGKTTLAYIIANEMGVSIKTTSGPAIERAGDLAAIITNLQQGDVLFIDEIHRLSRAVEEVLYPAMEDFALDIVIGKGPSARSIRLKLPRFTVIGATTRLALVTSPLRARFGQVYRLDFYDVPALEAIVRRSARLLQIALDDAGAHEIARRSRGTPRVANRLLRRIRDYATVRGDGTINLEIAREALSLLDVDELGLDEMDRRLLRVIIEKFAGGPVGLETLAAAISEEPDTIMDVYEPYLLQLGFLMRTPRGRVATRLAYEHLGIAYPEGPEQPALF